The DNA segment ACGACCAGTGGGTACGCTCACTTCCAGATGCAGTCATAGAGTATACGCAGTTCAAGAACAACGGAGCCTTGATTTACTCCAAACTGCCTAAAGTGATGGAAAAAATGGAGGCAATGATTGAAACGTATCGTCGCTTTGAAGCGTATCAAAGTGAAGTACAGGCGATCGCTCAACTAGGCATCAGCTTTCAGGAATGGCTGCAACTCAAACCAGCAGAACCCCAACCTGAGGGAGCCAAACTGATGTATATCATGCTATCCGAATCGCTAAAACTCATTAGTGTAAATTAATACTAAGTCACTTTATTAGTCGTAACCTCATAATCAGCTAAAAAGTTCTCAGCATTCAGCACTAGTTCCATAATTACAGATTGGGTTGCAACTCAGTATAAGGTGATCACTTGGTATGAGTTTTCAAACGTAGAGGCAATTGCAGTCGTCAGATTAGCAGCCTGAAAATGCGTAGTGATCCCACAGGGTGCCCTTATTAGCTTAAAAGCTCACCTAACACAAGAGGATGTAGCCCTTGTATCACTAACATTCATACTGCCTTATAAATTCTCCGCTTAAGTTTAAAGATCGAATAAAAGATGGCGTTGACAGCTGGCAGACTTAACTAAATTGGAGGAATATTTACACAGCTCCGTAATAATACCGAATCTAGCTAGCTTAAAGTTATTTTAAGAACTGACTAGATTCGGTAATAACCCTCAATAATCCTCATCGTTTATTAGTTTCGCTGACCAACCAATTACCCCATTAGGAGTGCTTAAGTGGACACCGCGATCGCAGCGTTGCTGAGCGTGGCCTAACGTTGTAGTACCGAAAAACTAACCTATTCGATATCGTACCTTCGATGCATCACCCCACCTACTAGTCACGCTGGTGGACTAGTTGTGCTGACAACTAGAGCAAAGTCGTAATCAATGGAGCCAAGAAGTTGACCTGGCTGAAATAGCCCTGGAGATTTGATGAAATTAAGTGTCATTATTGCTTGTTTCAATGCAGCCAATACAATCGCTAAACAGTTAGACGCCTTGGCGCAACAGCAGTGGTCGGAGCCGTGGGAAGTAATCGTTGCGGACAATGGCTCCACCGACGCTTCACTGGAGATTGTACGTCAATATCAGAGTCGAATCCCCAACTTACGGATTGTCGATGCCTCCCACAAAGCGGGCGCAGGTCCTGCCCGTAATGCAGGGACGAGAGCAGCTCAAGGTGAAGCACTCGCTTTTTGTGATGCCGATGATGAGGTTGCACCAGGTTGGGTGGCAGCAATGGGGCAGGCGCTGGCTGAATATGACTTCGTGGGGTGTCGATTTGACCCCAATAAACTCAACGAGTCTTGGCTGGTGAGAGCCCACCCCTGTACTCAAGAAACTGAATTGCCCAAAAGCCGCTACATGCCGCATCTGCTGTTTACAGGCGGTGGAGGAATGGGAGTTAAGCGATCGCTGCACGAAGCTATGGGTGGCTTTGATGAGTCAGTTTTGCGGTTAGAAGACATCGATTATTGCTGGCGACTGCAACTATCCGGCGTAAAGCTACACTTCGTTCCTGATGCGGTACTCTACGTGCGTTACCGCCCAACCTTGACAGGTATGTATCGACAAGCAAGACAGTGGGCCGAGTCTGAGGTGCTGCTTTACAAAAAATACCAAGCGTTAGGGATGCACCCATTTTCTTGGAAGACGGGCTTAAAATCTTGGGGTCGCTTGCTCCAAGAAATGCCACAAGTCCGCTCGTTGGAAAGCCGCCGCCAATGGTGTTGGAGATTAGCGTGGCGGTGGGGCCGTCTCCAGGGAAGCATCAAGTACAAAGTTTGGGCGCTCTAAAAGTTTTGTCAGATTTGAGGGTGCAATATCTAATGTTATTAAGCAGATTTTTCCAGAAGTTACATCGCAAACGGGAATCTCTAAATTTCCGGTTCAAGCGAACCGTCTACGCTCCAGCTTTGTGGCGCTGGTTACTGGTTAACAGTCGGCCTATGCATCTGAGCCAGAAATCAGCGATTGTTTTTGCACCCCATCAAGATGATGAAAGTCTGGGATGTGGCGGCTTAATTGCCCTCAAACAAGAACAAAACATCCCGATTCAGGTTGTGTTTTTGACAGATGGCCGCTCCTCGCATCCAAAACATCCTTTTATTAAAGGAGAGGAGATGGTACGAATTCGCCAACAGGAGGCGATTGATGCCTTGCAAATCTTGAGTGTTCAGCCATCTCAAATCCACTTCTTGAGCCAACTAGATGGTCATCTGCCCAAATTATCGAGTAGTGAGCGCCAGCAAATGCTCGCCCAGCTAGTTCAGCTATTGCAGACCATCAGGCCCGAAGAAGTATATGTCCCCTATCGAAAAGATGTGAACGCCGACCACATAGCGGCCTATGAGCTGATTCACACAGCTCTTCTGGCTTCTAGAATCCCAGCGGAGTTAATTCAATATCCAGTCTGGTCTCTGTGGAAACCTTGGGTCTGGGACTTTAGCACACCGGAGCTAAAAAATGCTTACCGTTTGCCAATTATCGCTATGCGCGATCGCAAACGGCAGGCTCTAGAGGTGTATCGCTCACAATATCAACCATTGCCACCCGAAACAAAACCCCTGCTGCCTCCAGGCTTTCTCGATCGCTTTCTGTCTCCCTACGAAATCTTCTTCCGACCAGAAGCGAATCAGAAATAGAGTTAACTTACAACCCTTCAGCATTAAGGCATCCACTCCAAAGAAACTCCCACACGGCTATCTTTAGCAAAGCGGGAGTTTTGCTTTTGGATATCCGTAGACAAGCGTAGATTGTTCGTCACTGCGTAGCCAGCCGACAGCGTCGTTAGCCCTACTTCCTTATCGGAACCAGGAGACACCCAACTTTGGGTTAGGGAGACATCAGCAGCCCCAGTACGAGACATCACCAATAAAACCCGCACCCCGACATTCACTCCATCCGTTGAGTACTGCTCGGTTTCTAAATGACGGTAGCCCACCACAGGCGCAACATTGACATAGCTACCCAAAGGCCGCACATAATAGCGCACATCTCCGCCATAAGCTTCGCGATCGCCATTAAACGCAGCTTGATATTCCCCACTCACCGTTAAGCCACTTCGCCCTAAAAAAATATCCTCCACACCCACATTCCAACCGCCAGCGTGATCTGTGGAAGGGAACTGAGAGTAGCCTGCCCGAACTCGCGTCCGAAAACTCGGATCATGTTTAATTTCTGACAACACATTGGGCACCTCGCGTAACCAACGCTGCAACACCGGACTTTCTTCAATGACCTCTGGCTTTAAATCCAAGTCACTCGCAGCCTGAGACACCTCAGGGGATTGGGTGTTAGGCCCAGGAGCTTCCTGAGCCACAGCCCAATTATTCCCACTAAAAAGCCCGATCAGTAAGCTGGCAAACAGTCCCAAGCGGAGGGGCGATCGCAGCCATTGCCAATAAATGATTTGTCTCTCCATGCAAGCAATTGATGGGTGAAGAATCAAGCAGGTTCCCATAAAAAAACGGTTCTGCATTCAACAGAACCGCCAGCATTCGGAGCCAATCTGAAACGTTAGCGTACAGTGCCTTCTAAAGCCACCATATCAATCGGCTTCATCAGGTACAACCGCAGCATTTGCCAAGCGATCGAACCGATGTGTGGTAGCTTCTGGAAGAACTTCACGGCTTTGGGCTGGTTAGACTCAATGACCTTGTTCAGCTTCAGAAATGCCTCAGCCGCCTTATCCATCCGAGCCACGAATTTAGGATTTTCTACATCCAAAATTACGGGGAAAACGCGACCCGCAGTTTCGTTGGTTTTGTTGATCACATGCAGATCATAATCTCTAGCATTCAGGCCCAGAGAAGCGTAGAAACCAGAGCGCTGAAGGTCGTTGAGGTACATGGTGGCAAAAACGGAGAGCAAGAAGAAGCGACTCCAGAGTTTTGCTTTCCAATCGTTGAGGAACTGGGGCTGAGCCTTCATGATGGCGTCAAAGAAGTCACCATGACGGTTCTCATCTTGGCACCAGTTATCAAAGAATCGGAAAATGGGGTAGATGCGATTCTCAGGGTGCGACTCTAGGTGACGGAAGATTGTGATGTACCGCCAGTAGCCAATCTTTTCAGAGAGGTAAGTCGCGTAGAAGATAAACTTCGGCTTAAAGAAAGTGTAGCTGCGGCTCTTGGTCAAGAAACCCAAGTCGAGCGACATGTTGAAGTCGGTCATCGCCTTGTTGAGGAAACCAGCGTGACGCGCCTCATCCCGCGACATCAGCGAGAAGCACTCTGCTAGCAAGGGGTTCTTGTCTTTCAGCTTGCGGGCTAGTTCTTTGTAGAGCAGGAAGCCAGAGAACTCAGCGGTGCAAGAGCGCTCTAGAAACTCAATAAATAGCTGACGGGTTTCGCCATCAATGTGATCCCAAGATTGCTCAAACTCAGCATCCCGCACAAAATGGTGGCGATTGTAGTCAGCCCGAAATTCTTCCAGGATGGCTCTCAACTCGTCCTCGTTGGGAGAGATGTCCATCTTTGCCATCTCATCAAAGTCGGTGGTGTAGAACCGAGGAGTGAGAATGGTTTCCTTCGCGGGGACTTTGATTCCTGGCTTCAGTTCTTCAAAACCAGGTTTCTTGAGGGAATCTACCATAGGTGTTTCTGCTCTTTTATGATTCTGTGCCTCAGGTCTAGAGCCATGAAAGCAATACAGAGGAAGCCAAGACGTAAATGCGGCATTTTCTATGCACTTTAGTTTACAAGGTCTGGGAGGTTGAAGCGAGGCGATCGTGTTAAGAGTTGCAACATCGCGTCAACTTCTGTGAGTCTTGGTAAAGACAGGTGCGATCGCAATAATCCAAGCGGTTGGTATCTACGTTCCCCGCCTCTATTCTAATTTCAGGGAAGCCATATCAATGACAAAGCGGTATTTCACATCAGACTTGAGCAGGCGATCGTAAGCTTCGTTGACCTTTTGGATAGGGACAACTTCAACATCAGAGGTAATGTTGTGCTGACCGCAGAAATCGAGCATTTCCTGGGTTTCTGGGATGCCGCCGATCATAGAGCCAGAAAGACTGCGGCGACCCACGAGAAGGCTGAATGCCGCGATATCCAGCGGCTTCTCTGGTGCACCAACTAGGGTAATGTTACCGTCGAGGCGGAGCAGGTTGAGATAGGCGTTGATGTCATGTTTGGCGGAGACGGTATCGAGAATGAAATCGAAGCTGTCCTCGTGCTTCTTCATCTCGTCAGCATTACGGGAAACGACCACTTCATCAGCACCGAGGCGAAGCGCGTCTTCCGTCTTGTCAGGCGAGGTGGTAAAGACAACAACGTGAGCACCGAACGCATGGGCGAATTTCACACCCATGTGTCCCAGCCCGCCCAGACCAACCACGCCAACCTTCTTGCCCTCGGTAACACCCCAGTGGCGCAGGGGTGAATAGGTTGTAATCCCGGCGCAAAGCAGCGGCGCGACTCCAGCCAGATCGAGGTTCTCTGGAACTCGCAGAACGAAGCGTTCATCAGCGACAATGCTATCGGAGTAGCCACCGTAGGTAACTGGAGCAGTCTTGTGCTTGTCCGGGGAGTTGTAGGTGAAGATGACATTGTGACAAAACTGCTGAAAGCCAGCTTGGCAGCGAGGACAGGTCAAATCCGAATCAACCATGCAGCCGATCGCAGCCAGATCGCCCGGTTTGTACTTAGTCACTGCTGAGCCAACCTGAGTTACACGACCGACGATCTCATGACCCGGGACAATCGGGTAGGTAGTGGACATAAAGTCGCTCCACTCGTCACGTACTGAATGAACATCAGAGTGACAGATGCCGCAAAACAAGATTTCGATCTGTACATCGTGTTCAGTTGGATTGCGTCGCTTGATCTGGGTAGAGGTCAGTGGTGATGTTGCACTGGCTGCCGCATACGCTTTCGTGTTGTAAATCAATGAATGCTCCTATGGTTTACGTTTGGCACTGCTAATGCTCATTGCTGACCTGTTCCATCCAGTCCCCTGCCTTCGAGTTCTGAATGGCGATATGGGGCATGGCTGTTGTGGCTATAGCTCCGTGCCAGTGTTTCACACCTAGCGAATCCAGACGACATCCTCAGGTTTGATCTCTTGGCTTAGTCCGCCTCATTGCTGAAGCCAACCAGACTCAGTCTTAAGAAGCGGTACGTACTCTGCACTTCACACTCTACGGCCACAAAGCTTTCTCTAGCCAAAGTTGTCGTCCACCATGCCACAGCGATCGCTCAGCTACTAGCCCTAACTGTTGATAAAGGGCGATCGCAGTCTCTAAAGATTCATAACAGAAAGCGCAAACCGCTTGGAAAGTAATGAATGCCTAGAAATTAGGTTTTGTGAGCAAGTACACCAAGGTGTGGTTGTCTCACTGGCTCAGTTGTGTTATTTCCTAGGTCTTTGCATGGTGTTAGTGAACGTGAAAAAGTTAGGAATCGTTGCGGCTGCCTTGGGAATGAGCTTCATTGCTATTGCCGCTGATGCCGCGCCTGTCAAGCTTCAACTGCGATTACAAAAAGGCGATCGCTACAGCATTCAAATGGCTACGGATCAAGCGATCAATCAAAGTATCTTGGGCCGCCCGCAGAATACGAATCAGGTTGTGAGGATTGGCTATTTATTTGATGTTATAGATGTAGCCGCCGACGGGACAAGCACCGTGAAAATGACTTACAAGTCAGTGCAATTTAAGCAAAGTGGCCCCAACGGTGCGATCGCTTATGATTCCACTCGTCCAGCACCGGGGACCAATCCTTTAACT comes from the Trichocoleus sp. FACHB-46 genome and includes:
- a CDS encoding glycosyltransferase family 2 protein, whose protein sequence is MKLSVIIACFNAANTIAKQLDALAQQQWSEPWEVIVADNGSTDASLEIVRQYQSRIPNLRIVDASHKAGAGPARNAGTRAAQGEALAFCDADDEVAPGWVAAMGQALAEYDFVGCRFDPNKLNESWLVRAHPCTQETELPKSRYMPHLLFTGGGGMGVKRSLHEAMGGFDESVLRLEDIDYCWRLQLSGVKLHFVPDAVLYVRYRPTLTGMYRQARQWAESEVLLYKKYQALGMHPFSWKTGLKSWGRLLQEMPQVRSLESRRQWCWRLAWRWGRLQGSIKYKVWAL
- the acsF gene encoding magnesium-protoporphyrin IX monomethyl ester (oxidative) cyclase, giving the protein MVDSLKKPGFEELKPGIKVPAKETILTPRFYTTDFDEMAKMDISPNEDELRAILEEFRADYNRHHFVRDAEFEQSWDHIDGETRQLFIEFLERSCTAEFSGFLLYKELARKLKDKNPLLAECFSLMSRDEARHAGFLNKAMTDFNMSLDLGFLTKSRSYTFFKPKFIFYATYLSEKIGYWRYITIFRHLESHPENRIYPIFRFFDNWCQDENRHGDFFDAIMKAQPQFLNDWKAKLWSRFFLLSVFATMYLNDLQRSGFYASLGLNARDYDLHVINKTNETAGRVFPVILDVENPKFVARMDKAAEAFLKLNKVIESNQPKAVKFFQKLPHIGSIAWQMLRLYLMKPIDMVALEGTVR
- a CDS encoding NAD(P)-dependent alcohol dehydrogenase, with product MIYNTKAYAAASATSPLTSTQIKRRNPTEHDVQIEILFCGICHSDVHSVRDEWSDFMSTTYPIVPGHEIVGRVTQVGSAVTKYKPGDLAAIGCMVDSDLTCPRCQAGFQQFCHNVIFTYNSPDKHKTAPVTYGGYSDSIVADERFVLRVPENLDLAGVAPLLCAGITTYSPLRHWGVTEGKKVGVVGLGGLGHMGVKFAHAFGAHVVVFTTSPDKTEDALRLGADEVVVSRNADEMKKHEDSFDFILDTVSAKHDINAYLNLLRLDGNITLVGAPEKPLDIAAFSLLVGRRSLSGSMIGGIPETQEMLDFCGQHNITSDVEVVPIQKVNEAYDRLLKSDVKYRFVIDMASLKLE
- a CDS encoding PIG-L deacetylase family protein, producing MLLSRFFQKLHRKRESLNFRFKRTVYAPALWRWLLVNSRPMHLSQKSAIVFAPHQDDESLGCGGLIALKQEQNIPIQVVFLTDGRSSHPKHPFIKGEEMVRIRQQEAIDALQILSVQPSQIHFLSQLDGHLPKLSSSERQQMLAQLVQLLQTIRPEEVYVPYRKDVNADHIAAYELIHTALLASRIPAELIQYPVWSLWKPWVWDFSTPELKNAYRLPIIAMRDRKRQALEVYRSQYQPLPPETKPLLPPGFLDRFLSPYEIFFRPEANQK